A portion of the Mesobacillus sp. AQ2 genome contains these proteins:
- the yyaC gene encoding spore protease YyaC, translating to MNLKNHFFERKNSVAKINHEDELAAEKLASEILDLLPNFSARPIVFVCIGTDRSTGDSLGPLIGTLLEEKDIAPYHVYGTLDDPIHAVNMDAKLTEIKQKHFNPFIIGIDACLGRLKSVGSIQVANGPVKPGAGVNKELPEVGDMHITGIVNVSGFMEFFVLQNTRLNLVLKMAKTIANGIFESSQQRSRKQDWPKLNWDLEAEQPTVVE from the coding sequence ATGAATCTCAAAAACCATTTTTTCGAGCGGAAAAACAGTGTGGCGAAAATCAATCATGAGGATGAGCTGGCGGCCGAAAAGCTGGCTTCTGAAATCCTGGACCTTCTTCCTAACTTCAGTGCCAGGCCCATTGTTTTTGTCTGCATTGGAACTGACCGCTCCACCGGTGATTCATTGGGTCCGCTGATCGGAACACTGCTGGAAGAAAAGGATATCGCTCCATATCATGTGTATGGGACGCTCGATGATCCGATACATGCTGTCAATATGGATGCCAAGCTGACGGAAATCAAGCAAAAGCACTTTAATCCATTCATAATCGGCATAGACGCATGTCTTGGACGTTTGAAAAGCGTCGGCTCGATCCAGGTTGCCAATGGGCCTGTCAAGCCAGGTGCCGGTGTGAACAAGGAACTGCCGGAAGTCGGGGATATGCATATTACAGGAATTGTTAATGTCAGCGGTTTTATGGAGTTCTTCGTTTTACAGAACACAAGATTGAATCTCGTGCTAAAAATGGCCAAAACGATTGCGAACGGCATTTTCGAAAGCAGCCAGCAACGATCCAGGAAACAGGATTGGCCAAAGCTGAATTGGGACCTTGAAGCTGAACAGCCTACGGTTGTGGAATGA
- the mnmG gene encoding tRNA uridine-5-carboxymethylaminomethyl(34) synthesis enzyme MnmG, which produces MGYEAGNFDVVVVGAGHAGVEAALAPARMGAKTAMITINLDMIAFMPCNPSIGGPAKGIVVREIDALGGEMGRNIDKTYIQMRMLNTGKGPAVRALRAQADKFDYQNEMKKTLENQKNLTLIQGMVERLIVEDGECKGVITQTGAIYRAKTVVITTGTYMRGEIILGELKYSSGPNNQQPSIKLSEHLEELGFDLVRFKTGTPPRVHSDTIDYSKTEIQPGDDVHRAFSYETTKYITDQLPCWLTYTNEHTHQLIDDNLHRSPMYSGMIKGTGPRYCPSIEDKVVRFNDKPRHQIFLEPEGRNTQEVYVQGLSTSLPEEVQHKILQTIPGLEKVQMMRAGYAIEYDAVVPTQLWPTLETKLIKNLYTAGQINGTSGYEEAAGQGIMAGINAGRKALDKEEVILSRADAYIGVLIDDLVTKGTNEPYRLLTSRAEYRLLLRHDNADLRLTEKGYEIGLITEERYQKFLAKKEAIDAEKKRLQSIIIKPSAEVQELIRSLGGSELKDGIRASDLLKRPEVSYEHIKQLVPADGELDFDTEEQTEIQIKYEGYIEKSLQQVERLKKMEDKKIPENIDYDAISGLATEARQKLKEVQPLTLAQASRISGVNPADISILLVYLEQGRIARIK; this is translated from the coding sequence ATGGGTTATGAAGCCGGGAATTTTGATGTGGTTGTAGTGGGTGCCGGTCATGCGGGTGTTGAGGCAGCTCTTGCGCCGGCGCGGATGGGTGCAAAAACAGCGATGATTACCATCAATCTAGATATGATTGCGTTCATGCCGTGCAATCCGTCAATCGGCGGACCTGCAAAGGGAATTGTTGTGCGCGAAATTGACGCTCTTGGCGGCGAAATGGGACGCAATATTGATAAAACCTACATCCAGATGAGGATGCTTAATACCGGCAAGGGACCTGCAGTACGTGCATTGCGGGCCCAGGCCGATAAATTTGATTATCAGAATGAAATGAAGAAGACGCTTGAAAATCAGAAAAACCTCACATTGATACAGGGCATGGTGGAGCGCCTGATTGTCGAAGATGGTGAATGTAAAGGGGTCATTACTCAGACTGGAGCCATTTACCGTGCGAAAACAGTCGTCATCACGACGGGGACGTATATGCGCGGGGAAATCATCCTTGGTGAGTTGAAGTATTCAAGCGGCCCGAATAACCAGCAACCGTCGATCAAGCTTTCGGAGCATCTTGAAGAGCTTGGCTTTGACCTTGTCCGTTTCAAGACAGGCACGCCGCCGCGGGTTCACAGCGACACGATTGATTATTCTAAAACAGAAATACAGCCTGGTGATGATGTACACCGTGCTTTTTCCTATGAAACGACGAAATACATTACTGATCAGCTTCCTTGCTGGCTGACATATACGAATGAGCATACACATCAGCTGATTGATGACAATTTACACCGCTCACCGATGTATTCCGGAATGATCAAGGGGACTGGGCCGCGCTATTGCCCATCCATCGAGGATAAGGTCGTCCGCTTCAATGACAAGCCGCGCCACCAGATTTTCCTTGAGCCAGAAGGAAGGAACACTCAGGAAGTGTATGTGCAGGGACTATCAACCAGCTTGCCAGAAGAGGTCCAGCACAAAATCCTACAGACAATCCCTGGTCTTGAGAAAGTCCAGATGATGCGTGCCGGCTATGCAATTGAGTATGATGCGGTTGTACCGACGCAGCTATGGCCGACATTGGAAACTAAATTGATCAAAAATCTTTATACTGCTGGCCAAATCAATGGTACTTCAGGTTATGAAGAGGCTGCCGGACAGGGAATCATGGCCGGAATCAATGCCGGCAGAAAGGCACTGGACAAGGAAGAAGTCATCCTCAGCCGTGCCGATGCCTATATTGGCGTATTGATTGATGATCTCGTGACAAAAGGAACGAATGAACCGTACCGTCTGCTGACATCGAGAGCGGAGTACCGCCTGCTTCTGCGGCACGACAATGCCGATCTTCGCTTAACCGAAAAGGGTTACGAAATTGGTCTGATCACAGAAGAACGATACCAGAAGTTCCTGGCGAAAAAAGAGGCAATCGATGCGGAGAAGAAACGACTTCAGTCCATCATCATCAAACCTTCAGCTGAGGTCCAGGAATTAATCCGTTCGCTGGGCGGCAGTGAGTTGAAAGATGGAATCCGTGCTTCAGACCTCCTGAAGCGTCCGGAAGTTTCATATGAGCATATCAAGCAGCTCGTTCCTGCCGATGGAGAGCTCGATTTCGACACAGAAGAACAAACAGAAATTCAAATTAAATATGAGGGATATATCGAAAAATCACTTCAGCAGGTTGAGAGGCTGAAGAAGATGGAAGATAAGAAAATCCCGGAAAATATCGACTATGATGCGATTTCAGGACTGGCGACAGAAGCGCGACAAAAACTGAAAGAGGTCCAGCCATTGACTTTGGCACAGGCATCGAGAATCTCAGGTGTAAACCCTGCGGATATTTCCATCCTGCTCGTGTATCTCGAACAGGGACGCATTGCACGGATCAAGTAG
- the noc gene encoding nucleoid occlusion protein yields the protein MKPSFSRFFGLGEKEKERNQVEEPNQMEEQTVEDFDNIENEEIKKIPIDHIIPNRYQPRTVFDDEKIEELARTIHIHGVIQPIVVREYDQDRFEIIAGERRWRAMKKLEWEEVPAIVNNLSDSETASVALIENLQREELSPIEEAMAYGKLLEIHNLTQEALAQRLGKGQSTVANKLRLLKLPQEVQDALLNKLITERHARSLIPLKNPELQVQVLAEVIEKSLNVKQTEERVVKLLSQGEEKPKPKRKAFSKDMRIAVNTIRQSLSMVSDSGINLDSEEEEFEEFYQFTIRIPKKK from the coding sequence ATGAAGCCTTCTTTTTCGCGCTTTTTTGGCCTTGGAGAAAAGGAAAAAGAACGGAACCAAGTGGAAGAACCGAACCAAATGGAAGAACAAACGGTTGAGGATTTTGACAACATAGAAAACGAAGAAATCAAAAAAATTCCGATTGACCATATTATTCCAAACAGATACCAGCCAAGAACTGTTTTTGATGATGAAAAGATTGAAGAATTGGCCCGTACCATTCACATACATGGAGTAATCCAGCCAATCGTCGTACGGGAATACGACCAAGATCGATTTGAAATCATTGCCGGGGAACGCCGCTGGCGGGCAATGAAAAAGCTTGAGTGGGAAGAAGTTCCGGCAATCGTTAATAACCTGTCTGATTCCGAAACGGCATCTGTGGCTTTGATAGAGAATCTTCAGCGGGAGGAACTGTCACCGATTGAAGAGGCGATGGCCTATGGGAAATTGCTGGAAATCCATAATCTCACACAGGAAGCATTGGCCCAAAGGCTTGGGAAAGGACAATCGACAGTTGCAAATAAGCTGCGGTTGCTGAAGCTTCCCCAGGAAGTCCAGGATGCACTTTTAAATAAATTGATCACAGAGCGGCATGCACGTTCACTCATTCCATTGAAAAACCCTGAATTGCAGGTACAGGTGCTGGCTGAGGTCATCGAAAAATCCCTCAATGTCAAGCAAACGGAAGAACGTGTCGTCAAGCTCCTTAGTCAAGGGGAAGAAAAACCAAAACCAAAGCGGAAAGCATTCAGCAAGGACATGAGGATTGCCGTCAATACAATCCGCCAATCGCTGAGCATGGTTTCTGACAGCGGCATCAATCTCGACTCGGAAGAAGAAGAGTTTGAAGAGTTTTACCAATTCACAATCCGTATTCCAAAGAAGAAATAA
- a CDS encoding AAA family ATPase, with translation MGKIIAIANQKGGVGKTTTSVNLGACLAYIGKKVLLVDTDPQGNATSGVGIEKADVEQCIYDVLVDDVEAGKVIHPTAVENLYTIPATIQLAGAEIELVPTISREVRLKRALEEVKDRFDYIIIDCPPSLGLLTLNALTASDAVIIPVQCEYYALEGLSQLLNTVRLVQKHLNQDLKIEGVLLTMLDARTNLGLQVIEEVKKYFQDKVYQTIIPRNVRLSEAPSHGEPIIIYDPKSRGAEVYLDLAKEVVANG, from the coding sequence GTGGGAAAAATCATCGCGATTGCGAATCAAAAGGGTGGAGTCGGCAAGACGACGACATCGGTGAATCTCGGTGCATGCCTGGCATACATAGGGAAAAAAGTGCTGCTTGTCGATACAGATCCTCAGGGAAATGCGACGAGCGGTGTAGGCATAGAAAAAGCGGATGTTGAACAATGCATTTATGATGTGCTCGTAGATGATGTGGAAGCGGGCAAGGTAATCCATCCTACCGCGGTTGAGAATCTATATACGATTCCCGCAACTATCCAGCTGGCTGGGGCGGAAATTGAGCTTGTACCTACCATTTCGAGGGAAGTTCGCCTGAAGCGGGCTCTTGAGGAAGTAAAAGACCGATTTGATTATATTATCATAGACTGTCCGCCATCACTTGGACTATTGACCCTGAATGCTTTGACAGCTTCTGATGCGGTCATCATTCCTGTACAATGCGAGTATTATGCGCTTGAAGGACTGAGCCAGCTACTGAATACGGTTCGTCTGGTGCAGAAGCATTTGAACCAGGATTTGAAGATTGAAGGTGTCTTGCTGACGATGCTGGATGCACGTACGAATCTTGGTCTGCAAGTGATTGAGGAAGTGAAGAAGTACTTCCAGGACAAGGTTTACCAGACGATCATTCCCAGGAACGTCCGTCTGAGTGAAGCTCCCAGCCATGGAGAGCCCATTATCATTTATGATCCAAAATCCCGCGGAGCAGAGGTTTATTTAGATCTTGCAAAGGAAGTGGTTGCAAATGGCTAA
- a CDS encoding mechanosensitive ion channel family protein has translation MTKAEESLTRTQKVLNNISNQLTDDKLWFAIGEGVLKIIAILIITGLFIRVGKIAIRNFFKVRTRGPLRITERREATLMKLLENVLSYVVYFIAIMSILAALTIDVKAMLAGAGIVGLAVGFGAQSLVKDIITGFFIIFEDQFSVGDYVRIGQFEGTVEEIGLRTTKIKNFTGEMNILPNGSIVEVTNFSLYNSVAVLDIGIAYEGDIDHAEKVIQEYLETTTEKYPELVKTPELLGVQQFAASEVILRIVAETLPMKHWYIGRKMRKDIKLVLDENGIEIPFPRMVMYSRQEGGEQKEFGK, from the coding sequence ATGACGAAAGCAGAAGAGAGTCTGACAAGGACGCAGAAAGTTTTAAATAATATAAGCAATCAACTCACGGACGATAAGCTTTGGTTTGCAATTGGGGAAGGTGTTTTGAAAATCATTGCAATCCTGATCATAACTGGCTTGTTTATCCGAGTCGGAAAGATTGCAATCCGCAACTTCTTTAAGGTCAGGACGAGAGGACCTCTCCGGATTACGGAACGGCGTGAAGCTACCTTAATGAAATTGCTGGAAAATGTGCTATCATATGTTGTCTATTTTATTGCGATTATGTCCATTCTTGCAGCGCTGACAATTGATGTAAAGGCGATGCTTGCCGGTGCCGGGATTGTCGGTTTGGCAGTCGGCTTCGGTGCACAAAGTCTCGTGAAAGACATCATCACCGGCTTCTTCATTATTTTCGAAGACCAATTCTCGGTAGGAGATTATGTAAGAATTGGCCAATTTGAAGGAACTGTGGAGGAAATCGGGCTGCGGACGACGAAGATTAAAAACTTTACAGGGGAAATGAATATTTTGCCCAACGGAAGTATCGTGGAAGTCACCAATTTTTCGCTTTATAACAGTGTCGCTGTCCTGGATATCGGCATTGCTTATGAAGGGGATATAGATCACGCAGAAAAAGTCATCCAGGAGTACCTCGAGACAACGACTGAGAAATATCCTGAACTCGTCAAGACGCCAGAGCTTTTAGGGGTTCAGCAATTCGCAGCGTCTGAAGTCATCCTGCGGATTGTTGCGGAAACTCTTCCGATGAAGCATTGGTATATTGGAAGAAAGATGCGCAAGGACATCAAACTAGTTCTTGATGAAAATGGAATTGAAATTCCATTTCCTCGTATGGTCATGTACTCACGCCAGGAAGGCGGAGAGCAGAAAGAATTCGGTAAATAA
- a CDS encoding DUF951 domain-containing protein gives MKLEHEFQLNDVVEMKKPHPCGTNKWKIIRLGMDIRIKCEGCEHSVLIPRKEFTRKVKKVLSKQGE, from the coding sequence TTGAAATTGGAGCACGAGTTTCAACTGAATGATGTTGTTGAAATGAAAAAACCACATCCTTGCGGCACCAACAAGTGGAAAATCATCCGTCTTGGCATGGATATCCGAATCAAATGTGAAGGCTGCGAGCACAGTGTCTTAATTCCAAGAAAAGAGTTCACACGAAAAGTGAAGAAGGTTTTATCGAAGCAGGGAGAATAA
- the rsmG gene encoding 16S rRNA (guanine(527)-N(7))-methyltransferase RsmG, which produces MNTNQFKSLLAEKGIELSQRQMEQYETYYQMLVEWNEKMNLTAITEKPDVYLKHFYDSVSAAFYFDFNKPLDLCDVGAGAGFPSIPIKIAFPEIRVTIVDSLNKRITFLEQLSKELGLEGTTFIHDRAETFGQNPAYREKYEVVMARAVARMSVLSELCLPLAKVGGTFIAMKGNQAGEELQAGEKAISVLGGKLESSHSFTLPVEKSERNILIINKQKPTPKKYPRKPGTPNKTPIE; this is translated from the coding sequence ATGAATACAAATCAATTTAAATCGTTGCTCGCTGAAAAGGGGATTGAGCTTTCCCAGAGGCAAATGGAGCAATATGAAACATATTACCAAATGCTCGTCGAGTGGAATGAAAAAATGAATTTAACTGCGATTACGGAAAAGCCGGATGTGTACTTGAAGCATTTTTATGATTCCGTTTCAGCCGCTTTCTATTTTGATTTCAATAAGCCGCTCGATTTGTGCGATGTTGGAGCCGGTGCCGGCTTCCCGAGCATTCCGATAAAAATTGCTTTTCCAGAAATCAGGGTCACGATCGTCGATTCCCTGAATAAGCGGATCACGTTTCTTGAACAGCTTTCCAAGGAACTGGGTCTCGAGGGAACAACCTTCATCCATGACCGCGCAGAAACTTTCGGGCAAAACCCGGCATATCGTGAAAAATATGAAGTGGTGATGGCGAGGGCCGTCGCAAGAATGTCCGTACTGAGTGAACTTTGCCTTCCTCTTGCGAAAGTAGGCGGAACCTTTATCGCCATGAAGGGCAATCAGGCTGGGGAAGAACTCCAGGCCGGGGAAAAAGCGATCTCCGTTCTTGGAGGAAAACTTGAATCTTCGCATTCTTTCACTTTGCCAGTAGAAAAAAGTGAACGCAATATTTTAATCATAAACAAACAAAAGCCAACACCTAAGAAGTACCCGAGAAAACCAGGGACTCCGAATAAAACGCCAATAGAATAA
- a CDS encoding ParB/RepB/Spo0J family partition protein, producing MAKGLGKGLNAFFNMEAEKEEKVQEISIKEIRPNPYQPRKVFEPEAIEELKLSIQEHGILQPIILRKTIKGYEIVVGERRYRAAKEAKLETVPAVVRELNEQQMMELAVLENLQREDLNPIEEGIAYQTLIEKLKLTQEELAKRLGKSRPHLANHIRLLSLPPKIQQLISEGKISMGHGRALLGLRKKDKLSVLVDKILKEGMNVRQLEQLIQEMNEVVPRETKTEKVTKDVFIRERETSLRERFGTTVNIKQSKNKGKIEIEFFSKDDLERILELLDKQNS from the coding sequence ATGGCTAAAGGCTTAGGTAAGGGATTGAATGCTTTCTTCAATATGGAAGCGGAAAAGGAAGAAAAGGTCCAGGAAATAAGCATTAAGGAAATCAGACCAAATCCATATCAACCACGAAAAGTTTTTGAACCAGAAGCGATCGAGGAATTGAAGCTTTCCATTCAGGAGCATGGAATCCTCCAGCCAATCATTCTCAGGAAAACGATTAAAGGCTATGAAATCGTAGTAGGGGAAAGGCGTTACCGTGCCGCAAAAGAAGCCAAGCTGGAAACCGTACCGGCAGTCGTCCGTGAGCTGAATGAACAGCAAATGATGGAGCTTGCGGTGCTGGAAAACCTTCAACGCGAAGATTTGAATCCGATTGAAGAGGGAATTGCCTACCAAACTTTGATTGAGAAGCTGAAGCTCACACAGGAAGAGCTGGCGAAAAGACTGGGCAAAAGCCGGCCGCACCTGGCAAACCATATCCGGTTGCTGTCGCTGCCGCCGAAAATCCAGCAGCTTATTTCAGAAGGAAAAATCTCAATGGGGCACGGCCGTGCGCTTCTTGGTTTAAGAAAGAAAGACAAGCTTTCTGTCCTTGTCGATAAAATCCTTAAAGAAGGCATGAATGTACGCCAGCTTGAACAGCTTATCCAGGAAATGAACGAGGTCGTTCCACGTGAAACAAAAACCGAAAAAGTGACCAAGGACGTATTCATCCGCGAGCGGGAAACCTCGCTTCGTGAACGCTTTGGCACCACGGTTAACATCAAGCAATCAAAAAACAAGGGGAAAATTGAAATTGAGTTTTTCTCTAAAGATGATCTGGAGCGAATCCTTGAATTATTAGACAAGCAAAATTCCTAA
- a CDS encoding DUF554 domain-containing protein — MFLLGTMVNGLLIIIGTLLGRLLTKIPENMKATVMHAIGLAVMVLGLQMGFKSANFLIVILSLVIGAVLGEAWKLEDKLNAVGDWLESKIGSKGEGSISQGFVTATLIFVIGAMAIIGALDSGIRGDHDVLYTKAIIDGFTALILTTTLGIGVLFSAIPVVIYQGSIALFATQIDKLIPQALMDSFILELTATGGVMIFAIGLNMIGLTKIRVANLLPGILVTAVLVMISHYMIGV; from the coding sequence ATGTTTTTACTTGGCACCATGGTGAATGGTTTATTGATCATCATCGGAACCTTATTGGGCAGGCTGCTGACGAAAATACCTGAAAATATGAAAGCCACCGTCATGCATGCCATCGGGCTTGCCGTTATGGTGCTGGGCCTGCAGATGGGCTTTAAGAGCGCCAATTTCCTGATCGTCATCTTAAGTCTGGTAATCGGTGCAGTGCTTGGGGAGGCATGGAAGCTTGAGGATAAGCTGAATGCAGTCGGGGACTGGCTTGAAAGTAAGATAGGCTCAAAAGGAGAGGGCAGCATTTCCCAGGGGTTTGTCACCGCGACGTTGATTTTTGTCATTGGGGCAATGGCGATTATCGGGGCACTTGACAGCGGGATCCGAGGCGACCATGACGTCTTATATACCAAAGCGATCATTGACGGCTTCACGGCACTAATCCTCACTACCACACTTGGTATTGGGGTGCTTTTTTCAGCGATACCAGTCGTGATCTATCAGGGAAGTATCGCATTATTTGCAACGCAAATCGATAAGCTGATTCCGCAGGCATTGATGGACAGCTTCATCCTTGAGCTGACCGCAACAGGAGGGGTGATGATTTTTGCCATCGGTTTGAACATGATTGGCCTGACTAAAATCAGGGTAGCGAACCTCCTGCCCGGCATACTGGTTACAGCTGTACTTGTCATGATTTCGCATTATATGATCGGAGTTTGA
- a CDS encoding molybdopterin-dependent oxidoreductase translates to MATVHHSACPLNCWDSCGFLVTVEDGKVTKVEGNPEHPITQGKICGRGRMLENRANSEDRLLYPLKKIEGRFQQISWEQALGEIAEKLAYYKDNFGTISVLHSHDYSNSGLLSNLDSRFFNLYGGVTELTGSICWGSGIEAQNWDFGDAYSHAPEDLENSKHVVIWGRNVARTNMHLFQNLQAVKKNGTKIYVIDPIYNATAKLANEYISIKPGFDGLLAAGIMKELLRMELQDVEFLANQTVGFEDLKTLLDSVTLEYISQVTEVPAEIITLLAGVYADRPVSTIMGLGMQRYENGGNTIRLLDALVAVSGNIGIAGGGANYANKQVGQSFDYQNMAMPEQKKASRTFTMMRQAEGILSAVDPEIKMGIVTCGNPLTQVPDTNRVRKAFESLETLVVIDQFMTDTAELADYVLPAATAFEVEDVYYSSMYHHYVNHGPKLVEPPGEAKPDAWIWEELATRLGFGDEFNFTREEFIGMGLAALTEKGISLDKIRVEKFAELPVDKIPWADRSFKTPSGKYEFTSSAVADGKIKLSLPTETKWTNSELAEKYPYTLLTIHPLRSNHSQHFHLFQPEPYLKVEIAESVAAEKGLKDQDYVRVWNDRGEVKGTVSIFKMAHPGTVNIDEGLSARFGGSVNQLTSSRESDNGLGSTLYDCLVNIEKVEKG, encoded by the coding sequence ATGGCAACAGTACATCATTCAGCCTGTCCGTTGAATTGCTGGGACAGCTGCGGGTTCCTTGTTACCGTGGAGGACGGAAAAGTAACAAAGGTAGAAGGCAACCCCGAGCACCCTATTACCCAGGGCAAAATTTGCGGCCGCGGCAGGATGCTTGAGAACAGGGCGAACTCAGAAGATCGCTTGCTCTATCCACTGAAAAAAATCGAGGGCAGATTCCAGCAGATTTCCTGGGAGCAGGCGTTAGGTGAAATTGCTGAAAAACTGGCCTATTATAAAGATAATTTTGGTACCATTTCCGTTTTACACAGCCATGATTACTCCAACAGTGGTTTGCTTTCCAATTTAGACAGCCGCTTTTTCAATCTTTATGGCGGAGTGACTGAATTGACAGGTTCAATCTGCTGGGGCTCTGGTATTGAGGCACAGAACTGGGATTTCGGTGACGCGTACAGCCATGCACCTGAGGATTTGGAAAATAGCAAACATGTCGTCATCTGGGGCAGGAATGTCGCCCGGACGAATATGCACCTTTTTCAGAACCTCCAGGCTGTGAAAAAAAATGGCACGAAGATATATGTAATTGACCCTATTTATAATGCAACTGCCAAGCTGGCGAATGAATATATCTCCATTAAGCCTGGCTTCGATGGGCTGTTAGCGGCGGGCATCATGAAAGAGTTGCTCCGGATGGAGCTGCAGGACGTTGAGTTTTTGGCAAATCAGACGGTAGGGTTCGAGGACTTGAAGACTCTGCTGGATAGCGTGACGTTAGAATATATCAGTCAAGTGACAGAGGTTCCGGCCGAAATCATTACCCTTCTTGCAGGGGTTTATGCTGACCGCCCGGTTTCCACGATCATGGGCCTTGGAATGCAGCGCTATGAAAATGGAGGCAACACGATTAGACTTCTTGACGCACTGGTCGCTGTCAGCGGCAATATTGGAATTGCGGGCGGCGGAGCCAATTATGCCAACAAACAGGTAGGGCAGAGCTTTGATTATCAGAACATGGCGATGCCTGAACAAAAGAAGGCTTCACGCACGTTCACGATGATGAGGCAGGCCGAGGGGATTCTTAGCGCTGTGGATCCAGAAATCAAAATGGGGATCGTCACCTGCGGCAACCCGCTGACGCAGGTTCCTGACACAAATCGGGTTCGGAAGGCATTTGAATCGCTCGAAACTCTCGTCGTGATTGACCAGTTCATGACAGATACAGCCGAACTTGCTGATTATGTTCTACCAGCCGCGACCGCTTTTGAAGTGGAGGATGTATATTATTCGTCGATGTACCATCATTATGTGAACCATGGCCCAAAACTTGTAGAACCGCCGGGTGAGGCCAAGCCAGACGCATGGATCTGGGAAGAACTAGCAACAAGATTAGGGTTTGGGGACGAATTTAATTTTACCAGAGAAGAATTCATCGGCATGGGGCTTGCAGCTTTGACTGAAAAGGGCATCAGTCTTGATAAAATCCGTGTGGAAAAGTTCGCTGAGCTTCCCGTTGATAAAATTCCCTGGGCAGACAGGAGTTTCAAAACGCCAAGCGGCAAGTATGAATTCACTTCATCCGCCGTTGCGGACGGAAAAATCAAGCTGTCGCTGCCAACCGAAACAAAATGGACCAATTCCGAGCTAGCTGAAAAATACCCTTATACATTGCTGACGATTCATCCGCTGCGTTCAAACCATTCGCAACATTTCCACCTGTTCCAGCCAGAACCATATTTGAAAGTGGAAATCGCCGAAAGCGTCGCTGCCGAAAAAGGCTTGAAAGATCAGGATTATGTGCGGGTATGGAACGACAGAGGAGAAGTGAAAGGGACGGTTTCCATTTTTAAAATGGCCCATCCGGGAACGGTTAATATCGATGAAGGCTTGAGCGCCCGTTTCGGCGGCTCAGTCAACCAGCTGACATCCAGCCGAGAATCAGACAACGGCCTCGGCAGCACCCTTTATGATTGCCTGGTC